In the Blautia coccoides genome, GCGCATCTAATGGACTGCGCTATGCGGTTAGATATCTCCGATGAGGAATTACAACTCGCGGTAAACACACTGGTACAGTCTGGTATCATTTCAAAAGATGCATATGTCCAACCTACTCTAAGGATTATTTAATCTCACATGGCCGCCGATTCATGGCGGTCATTTCATGTAATCCGGTATCTCAGTCATATCAAAGATACTCACATCAATTTCTAATGTTAGCATCGGGGGGTTATCGCACGGCGGAACCTCGAGCTTTAAGCTTTTGACTCCGTATAACTCTTTCCCGTTGAGCACTATGCTGGTCATGTTACCCAGTTCCGTACGCCTATAATCAATCCTTAATCCCGGGTATGGTAATTTGATTTCTTCCTTCACTTTTCCACCTCCTCATTTCTCATTGACACAAACACATGTTCATGGTATATTTACTTTATCGAACATAAGTTTGTATTACTGGCGTTTAAACAGATATTCCATATCGTATTTCGGAAAAAATACCTTATGGATTTTGCACGCATCATCAAAATAAAAGCCTTTTTTAGTAACTCCGTTGACAATGTCACTAACAGTTTGGTATCTGCATTCTAGCAATTCACCCATCTGTGCAAAAGTAATTTTTTCAGCTTTCATTAATTCGAGTAAATGAATGTACAATGTTTTCACCTCCTTGTAATTCGTAATTCCGAATTTCATAATTGGATTATATTCCTTACTCGGTATTTTGTCAACACAAAATATACTGAATTACGAATTTATTCGGTTTAACGAATATTTGTTATTTACAAAATATCATTTTTCGTATATAATGTAGTTATACGGAAATGAGGTGAAAATGCATGGAAAAAGCCAAAATACTTGAACACTTAATTAAAGAACAAGGGTATAGTTTAAAGGCTTTTGCTGAAAAATGTGGAATGCCATATACTACATTGTACGGAATTTTGAAAAAAGGTGTTGGGCGTGCAAGCGTTGATAACGTTATACAAATATGCCAGAATCTTGGCATCACTGTTGAAGAGCTCGAAGAGATGGCTACCGGAGAAAAACAAAAATACGAGCCGTCGTATGATGACGTTGAACGCCTCATTGCCAGAAATGGGAAACAGATGTCTAAAGAACAGAAATTACGCCTGATACAGCTTTTGTCCGAAATAATTGAATAATTCTGGAGGACAAAATGAATTCTGAAAAACTCCATCAAAAAGTTTGGGAAGTCTGTACAGAGTGCGGAATTAAAGACTTCCCATTTGATTGCATCGCTGTCCTGAAACATTATGGGTTTAAAGTATTTACATACGAGCAGGCAAGATACCTGCGCCCTGAGTTATATGCCCTATGTCTGGATATGTCA is a window encoding:
- a CDS encoding helix-turn-helix domain-containing protein; translation: MEKAKILEHLIKEQGYSLKAFAEKCGMPYTTLYGILKKGVGRASVDNVIQICQNLGITVEELEEMATGEKQKYEPSYDDVERLIARNGKQMSKEQKLRLIQLLSEIIE